The Cellulophaga sp. L1A9 genome window below encodes:
- the fmt gene encoding methionyl-tRNA formyltransferase encodes MSKLRIVFMGTPDFAVGILDTLVQNSYDIVGVITAPDKPAGRGRKLNESAVKKYAIEHNLKVMQPTNLKSEEFLDELKSLKPNLQIIVAFRMLPKVVWEIPALGTFNLHASLLPDYRGAAPINWAIINGETKTGVTTFFIDDKIDTGEILLQSEIAITPEDNAGSLHDKLMSLGAGVVVETVKAIEAGTVSPKKQPTTPIEKVAYKIHKDTCEINWDTTIDKIYNHIRGLSPYPAAWTTLYNGDDKLFLKIYDATLVKEAHDLKPKSIVFDKKTMKIAVAGGFIELLEIQLPGKRKMKTHEVLNGLKLNEKAYVG; translated from the coding sequence ATGAGTAAACTACGAATAGTATTTATGGGAACCCCAGATTTTGCAGTAGGGATACTAGATACCTTAGTGCAAAATTCATATGACATAGTAGGAGTAATTACTGCTCCAGATAAACCAGCAGGTCGTGGTAGAAAACTAAACGAATCTGCTGTAAAAAAATATGCTATTGAACATAACCTAAAGGTAATGCAGCCCACCAATTTAAAGAGTGAGGAATTTCTTGACGAATTAAAAAGCTTAAAACCAAACTTGCAAATTATAGTTGCTTTTAGAATGTTACCAAAAGTGGTCTGGGAAATACCGGCATTGGGTACATTTAACCTGCACGCCTCTCTCCTACCCGATTACCGTGGTGCAGCGCCTATTAATTGGGCTATTATTAATGGTGAAACAAAAACAGGAGTGACCACCTTTTTTATAGATGATAAAATCGATACAGGAGAAATACTCTTACAATCTGAAATAGCCATTACTCCAGAAGACAACGCAGGAAGTTTGCATGATAAACTAATGAGCCTGGGCGCTGGTGTAGTTGTGGAGACAGTGAAAGCAATTGAGGCTGGCACTGTAAGTCCTAAAAAACAACCCACTACTCCTATTGAAAAAGTAGCTTATAAAATACATAAGGACACTTGTGAGATTAATTGGGATACAACTATTGATAAAATATACAACCACATTAGAGGTCTTAGTCCGTATCCGGCAGCATGGACTACCTTATATAATGGTGATGACAAACTATTTCTGAAAATTTACGATGCCACACTAGTAAAGGAGGCACATGATCTAAAACCTAAATCAATTGTTTTTGATAAAAAGACAATGAAAATTGCGGTAGCAGGTGGTTTTATTGAGCTCTTAGAAATACAGTTACCAGGAAAGAGAAAAATGAAAACCCATGAGGTATTAAATGGCTTAAAATTGAATGAAAAAGCATATGTGGGCTAA
- a CDS encoding ATP-dependent DNA helicase RecQ: MQLSPKDILKKYWGFSEFKESQEEIISSILDKKDVLALLPTGGGKSLCFQVPALVNDGICIVVSPLIALIKNQVDTLKSKNIKAIALTGGISQNEVVDLLDNCLYGNYKFLYLSPERLQQDLIKERIQQMNVNLIAIDEAHCISQWGNDFRPSYLTCSILRDLAPDAPIIALTATATPIVAKDIVENLHLNNPLIKKTSFARDNITFNVRWDEDKNYQLKETLRNSTQSGIVYVRTRKLANELANYLVAEKISATFYHGGLSKELKGERLTLWLKDKVQIMVATNAFGMGIDKPDVSTVIHYQIPDSIENYFQEAGRGGRNGSPATATVLINKADEIHVKRQFLSGLPTVPYLKTLYNKLNNYFQISFGESTTETYQLNFNAFCATYALNSFLTYNALRILDQNSVIALSESFSKKTSIQFIAPKNHIFDYIDTYGKIAPVIQIILRTYGGIFEYDTKINTYAIAKKSGISEKEVVKVLEQLKKDEIINYTAQHNDIEVLFLVPREDDRTINLFAKKVELLTAQKTKNIEAVLQYLKNDTVCRSVQLLAYFGETKKACGRCDVCLKTPPIAVEIIALTKEAILMQLQLKPLTSREIIKTVLYKEEAIFSAIQALLEDEIIEITVKNEYKIAKA; encoded by the coding sequence GTGCAGCTAAGCCCAAAAGACATTTTAAAAAAGTATTGGGGTTTTTCTGAGTTTAAAGAATCTCAAGAAGAAATTATTTCTTCCATTTTAGACAAAAAAGATGTATTAGCTTTACTACCTACTGGCGGTGGCAAATCACTCTGCTTCCAAGTTCCTGCTTTGGTAAATGACGGAATTTGCATTGTGGTTTCGCCTTTAATCGCCCTTATAAAAAATCAAGTTGATACCCTTAAAAGTAAAAACATAAAGGCAATTGCTTTAACGGGGGGTATCTCTCAAAATGAAGTCGTAGATCTGCTTGATAATTGTCTTTATGGCAATTATAAATTCCTATACCTTTCTCCTGAGCGTTTACAACAAGATTTAATTAAGGAACGCATTCAGCAAATGAATGTAAACCTTATTGCCATAGATGAGGCACACTGTATCTCTCAATGGGGAAATGATTTTAGGCCCTCTTATCTTACGTGCAGTATACTCAGAGATTTAGCACCGGACGCTCCAATCATTGCATTAACGGCAACAGCCACACCTATTGTTGCTAAAGATATTGTAGAAAATCTACACTTAAATAATCCGTTAATAAAGAAAACCTCATTTGCAAGAGATAATATTACTTTTAATGTTAGGTGGGATGAAGACAAAAATTACCAGCTGAAAGAAACACTGCGCAATAGTACTCAAAGCGGCATTGTCTATGTGCGTACGAGAAAATTAGCCAATGAATTAGCAAATTATTTAGTGGCCGAAAAGATTAGTGCTACTTTTTATCATGGCGGACTTTCCAAAGAACTAAAAGGAGAACGTTTAACCTTATGGTTAAAAGACAAGGTACAAATCATGGTGGCTACGAATGCCTTTGGAATGGGGATTGACAAACCAGATGTTAGTACGGTTATCCATTATCAAATTCCAGATAGTATAGAAAATTACTTTCAAGAGGCTGGAAGAGGTGGTAGAAACGGCAGTCCCGCAACAGCCACAGTGCTCATTAATAAAGCTGATGAAATACATGTAAAAAGACAATTTTTAAGTGGTTTGCCAACGGTTCCTTATTTAAAAACGCTTTATAATAAACTAAATAATTATTTTCAGATTTCTTTTGGAGAAAGCACCACAGAAACCTATCAATTAAATTTCAATGCTTTTTGCGCTACCTATGCTTTAAATTCTTTTCTTACCTATAATGCCTTGCGTATTCTGGACCAAAATTCGGTTATAGCATTGTCAGAATCATTCTCAAAGAAAACAAGCATCCAATTTATCGCTCCTAAAAATCATATTTTCGATTATATAGACACTTATGGTAAAATAGCGCCTGTGATTCAAATTATTCTTAGAACCTATGGCGGTATTTTTGAATACGACACGAAGATAAATACGTATGCCATTGCTAAAAAATCAGGCATTAGTGAAAAAGAAGTTGTAAAAGTATTAGAGCAATTAAAAAAAGATGAAATTATAAACTATACCGCGCAACATAATGATATAGAAGTATTGTTTCTTGTACCAAGGGAAGATGATAGAACGATTAATCTTTTTGCCAAAAAAGTAGAATTGTTAACCGCCCAGAAAACTAAAAACATAGAAGCTGTTCTTCAGTACCTAAAGAATGATACTGTTTGTAGAAGCGTACAGCTACTAGCCTACTTTGGAGAAACAAAAAAGGCCTGTGGCCGTTGTGATGTTTGTTTAAAAACGCCACCTATAGCAGTAGAAATTATTGCATTGACTAAAGAAGCAATTTTAATGCAATTACAGCTAAAACCTTTAACATCAAGAGAAATTATTAAAACCGTCTTATATAAAGAGGAAGCCATCTTTAGTGCAATACAAGCACTTTTAGAGGATGAAATAATAGAAATAACCGTGAAAAACGAATACAAAATAGCAAAAGCATGA
- a CDS encoding AAA family ATPase: protein MSTKKIVIAGGPSTGKTSVVNGIEKAGFKCFHEISREITLQAREEGIEQLFLTDPLLFSQRILEGRRSQFKDSESLTDPLVFFDRGLPDVVAYLDCFGTEYPKTFSEICAAHQYDAIFLLPPWKEIHTSDNERFENFEEAMQIHDALEEAYKSFGYDVIEVPKVSVEKRIAFILDQLNLK, encoded by the coding sequence TTGAGCACAAAGAAAATTGTTATTGCAGGCGGACCAAGTACAGGAAAGACTTCTGTGGTAAACGGAATTGAAAAAGCTGGGTTTAAATGCTTCCATGAAATTTCTAGAGAAATAACCTTGCAAGCACGAGAAGAAGGCATAGAACAGTTATTTTTAACAGATCCTTTATTGTTTAGTCAGCGTATACTAGAAGGTAGACGATCGCAATTTAAAGACTCCGAATCTCTTACAGATCCCTTGGTTTTTTTTGATAGAGGATTGCCAGATGTTGTTGCGTATTTAGACTGTTTTGGCACGGAATACCCAAAAACATTTTCAGAAATCTGTGCAGCGCACCAGTATGATGCTATATTTTTACTTCCTCCTTGGAAAGAAATACACACTTCAGACAATGAACGCTTTGAGAATTTTGAAGAAGCCATGCAGATTCATGATGCTTTAGAAGAAGCCTACAAGAGCTTTGGTTATGACGTTATTGAAGTACCTAAAGTATCCGTAGAAAAACGAATAGCTTTTATTTTAGACCAATTAAATTTGAAGTAG
- a CDS encoding DUF493 family protein: MDSNKEKEFYDTLKERLEKTSTFPTTYLYKFIVPTAGTGVKEIESAFDDTEAIVINKLSKNGKFTSVSISLPLDSADAIIAYYKKVATVEGLISL; the protein is encoded by the coding sequence ATGGATTCAAATAAAGAAAAAGAGTTTTACGACACGCTTAAAGAACGTCTTGAGAAAACAAGTACCTTTCCCACGACTTATTTGTATAAGTTTATAGTACCTACTGCAGGAACGGGAGTAAAAGAAATTGAAAGTGCCTTTGATGATACAGAGGCTATTGTAATCAACAAATTGTCTAAAAACGGAAAATTTACAAGTGTTTCTATTAGTTTACCTTTAGATTCTGCCGATGCCATTATAGCTTATTACAAAAAGGTTGCTACTGTTGAAGGTTTAATATCTTTATAA
- a CDS encoding DUF4290 domain-containing protein: MNLANNEVFNLEYNTERPQLIIPEYGRHFQKMVDYAMSIENDEERNKVAQSIISVMGNLQPHFRDVPDFQHKLWDQLFIMSDFKLKVDSPYPITTKEMLLERPEPLGYPQNYPKYRFYGNNIKQMIDVAMSWEKGDKRDGLEYAIANHMKKCYLNWNKDTVEDKIIFKHLHELSDGEIDLAVEGEHLTDSGQFLKNRPAKQNSNRSNNKKNTNNRNTNRGKKRY; encoded by the coding sequence TTGAATTTAGCTAATAACGAAGTATTCAATCTAGAGTACAACACGGAGCGTCCACAGCTTATTATTCCTGAATACGGACGTCATTTCCAGAAAATGGTAGACTATGCTATGAGCATAGAAAATGATGAGGAACGTAATAAAGTTGCACAATCTATTATAAGTGTGATGGGTAATTTACAGCCTCATTTTAGAGATGTTCCAGATTTTCAACATAAATTATGGGATCAGCTTTTTATTATGTCTGATTTTAAGTTGAAAGTAGATTCACCGTATCCAATTACTACAAAAGAAATGCTTTTGGAACGTCCAGAGCCTTTAGGATATCCTCAAAATTATCCTAAATATCGTTTCTACGGAAACAATATCAAGCAAATGATTGATGTGGCTATGTCTTGGGAAAAAGGAGACAAGCGCGATGGTCTTGAGTATGCCATTGCCAACCACATGAAAAAATGCTACCTGAACTGGAATAAAGATACCGTAGAAGATAAGATTATTTTTAAGCATTTACATGAGTTGAGTGACGGTGAGATAGATTTAGCTGTAGAAGGAGAACACCTTACCGATAGCGGACAATTCTTAAAAAATAGACCGGCGAAACAAAACTCGAATCGCTCGAATAATAAAAAGAACACAAATAATAGAAATACTAATCGCGGTAAAAAACGCTATTAA
- the murA gene encoding UDP-N-acetylglucosamine 1-carboxyvinyltransferase: protein MGTFKIEGGHQLHGEITPQGAKNEALQILCAVLLTAEPVIIHNIPDIIDVNKLIALLEDLGVKIQKKGKGSYSFVADDVNLDYLQSDQFKQDGRGLRGSIMLVGPLLARFGKGYIPKPGGDKIGRRRLDTHFEGFINLGAKFRYNKEEHFYGVEAKKLKGTYMLLDEASVTGTANIVMAAVLAEGTTTIYNAACEPYLQQLCKMLNRMGAKISGVGSNLLTIEGVDSLGGTQHTMLPDMIEIGSWIGLAAMTRSELTIKNVSWDDLGQIPSVFRKLGITIERKDDDIYIPAHTNGYEIQNYIDGSILTIADAPWPGLTPDLLSIILVVATQAKGEVLVHQKMFESRLFFVDKLLDMGAKVILCDPHRATVIGHNFESTLKATTMVSPDIRAGVSLLIAALSAKGTSTIHNIEQIDRGYENIDERLRAIGAKITRVS from the coding sequence ATGGGAACATTTAAAATAGAAGGCGGTCATCAACTTCATGGTGAAATTACACCGCAAGGTGCAAAAAACGAAGCACTACAAATACTATGTGCAGTATTATTAACAGCAGAACCTGTTATTATTCATAATATTCCAGATATTATTGATGTTAATAAACTGATTGCTTTATTAGAAGATTTGGGTGTGAAAATCCAAAAAAAAGGAAAAGGATCTTACAGCTTTGTAGCCGATGATGTTAATCTAGATTACTTACAATCAGACCAATTTAAACAAGACGGACGTGGATTACGTGGTTCTATCATGTTAGTTGGGCCTTTATTAGCGCGTTTTGGAAAAGGATATATTCCTAAACCAGGAGGAGATAAGATTGGAAGAAGAAGATTAGATACACATTTTGAAGGTTTTATAAACCTAGGTGCGAAGTTCCGTTATAACAAAGAAGAGCATTTTTACGGTGTAGAAGCTAAAAAACTAAAAGGTACGTATATGCTTTTAGATGAAGCATCTGTGACGGGTACGGCTAATATTGTTATGGCAGCGGTACTTGCAGAAGGCACCACTACTATTTACAATGCAGCTTGTGAGCCTTATTTGCAGCAGTTATGTAAAATGCTGAACCGTATGGGAGCTAAAATTAGCGGTGTAGGTTCTAATTTATTAACCATTGAAGGTGTAGATAGTTTAGGAGGAACACAGCATACCATGCTTCCAGATATGATTGAGATTGGTAGTTGGATAGGTCTTGCGGCGATGACCAGAAGTGAGCTTACAATTAAAAATGTGAGTTGGGATGATTTAGGGCAAATACCAAGTGTCTTCCGTAAATTAGGAATTACGATTGAACGTAAAGACGATGATATTTACATTCCTGCACATACCAATGGATACGAAATACAAAATTATATAGACGGTTCTATTTTAACAATAGCAGATGCCCCTTGGCCTGGATTAACTCCAGATTTATTGAGTATTATTTTAGTCGTAGCAACCCAAGCAAAAGGTGAAGTTTTAGTGCATCAGAAAATGTTTGAAAGCCGATTATTTTTTGTGGATAAATTGTTAGATATGGGCGCCAAGGTTATTCTTTGCGATCCGCATAGAGCAACCGTTATAGGACATAATTTTGAGTCTACATTGAAAGCAACGACTATGGTATCTCCAGATATTAGAGCAGGAGTTTCTTTATTAATTGCAGCATTATCTGCAAAAGGAACATCTACCATTCATAACATAGAACAAATAGATAGAGGTTACGAGAATATAGACGAGCGTTTACGTGCTATTGGTGCAAAAATTACGCGAGTGTCTTAA